A window of the Theileria parva strain Muguga chromosome 2, complete sequence, whole genome shotgun sequence genome harbors these coding sequences:
- the ABCC4 gene encoding ABC transporter family protein — MEKRPYATFDLTTDFKGPVKNNSDSIEHYWESQSYSNVYFKEKSCDTKFKYYDSSSILKFLFFHWVPKWSRLLTNQYVEPYKLHPLPVADQILHWYPVFSKNLSDGLVRLESFETKQNNKPNIKPFKSVLLRALFLTFWKRVSFGLLGIVVTNLFSLSITILIKHLLGILNTKSFTLLKIFLFLFAVIGLQIIDGLLIENFTYYLNRLKTVLEYSISITVFQHGMCYRRKHFNNINGSNSLSVCNNVLHTCLPDSECSQNPMFCPARRFQNKDITPNMFTFEYYDCFYISLFVESLIPIVNFLSNFIYGIILISMQIKINLWALYFVGAFFIFLMIVVEIINTLIFHFICHVKDYRISECIEIISELPLINKLLYDDIAVNIITETRNSELVLVLIRIFLTLLNKSLYVIFSNISFYVLMRYFVKTIKAAEVIKDVDTGGFLSTFYIFFRIINSMFMLPYALGRLTMSYVSYNRVNKYVTSCSPNFYISDNRHTGSTVLSSDLPDVTNEIRKNVVVLYKDASFAWVHNRKDFVNANPKINLKNISFQLKRGEIAIITGSQGCGKSNFIKSVLGEMTLVGGSMAVIPLHTSMPIFYASQDIWLQQGTIRSNITFGYRFDQGIYNAVIKALELDTDISTWENGDFRVVSDSAHSLSCGQRVRMEMARAIYAYLIFSKVNKEYNRNQCSFLMCLDSQFHGLDPYVSRTVFFNLFNSKTGLLVKDDLAVILSSSLTLLDKCVRSSDLVNFPRIPVYEIDNKYLIFSCYLSDIFKDKKLPNAFEYITPPSGPYKLNFFTKDMMKLCYSGSIDRDGRRLVTKSKYRESFSTIJKTDYSDDKFNPYFMYFKAAGFSFILFIILTVASSVMDNSKFVLATNLSDYISTKTKDFNNGISVNLSDVKLHSVSALNLILIFVNVIMCCSLMSTVLFTLSCLMASKRIHEYCLTSVFKNSSSVIKIKKHIHQIITYFSSDIIFIDQYIGKNIYTTFLSFIQTVISIGTLFYTIPLSVPFIFISLAISFEFILVKFVKSFNNVQIASLETMSHVNSTCENAMLGSAIYRSFKKEWELVNNIIERNDYKLRCWFFVKGLNCWTTISFNWIFSLATALFLTSMIILDKFTNYKMNVGYFGLGLSLTSSAIKSFGNCSFCFARLQVYMCSAQRFQCFIPPGTKCAFDKFRNVHEEDVVIDSTKPEYQVDKKNLLRRRTNEFKETKPNSFEKLDFNPKINIIDICKYISPEHTGLVLKDVCVYASSLMNKEGLILNNINATPGRSDIIGIIGRTGAGKTTLLSVLQNTIRNRTGQVLLDGKDLKDIPKSVIRHIIGVLPQLPFVFKGWTVRRFLDPRRLFNDDEINEALDNCGLLDFVNNLHGGRKLDTVIIPRPISLKRKSSDQSTNMMFPDEEIIIEESFDKSNDHYLDKSFTIDKVKTDGIMLSVTQLRTLWFAKLVLSRDLYRMIIIDEPPSEIFYDEDGSEVQDMGIPIYELLDKYFKHCTCFVTAHYSTVLKSCTSVWVMHNGRLIKTCSASEVSKNESISNVIEEMVTKYSNNQP; from the coding sequence ATGGAAAAACGTCCTTATGCTACCTTTGATTTAACTACTGATTTCAAGGGTCCCGTGAAAAATAACTCTGATTCTATAGAACATTACTGGGAAAGCCAATCATACTCCAACGTTTACTTTAAAGAAAAATCCTGTGACACAAAGTTCAAATATTATGACTCCAGTAGTATTTTGAAATTTCTTTTCTTTCACTGGGTACCTAAATGGTCGCGTCTTCTTACCAACCAATATGTAGAACCATACAAATTACATCCACTTCCCGTTGCTGATCAAATTCTACATTGGTATCCAGTTTTCTCCAAGAACCTTAGTGATGGATTAGTTAGATTAGAGTCATTTGAAacaaaacaaaataataaaccCAATATAAAACCCTTTAAATCTGTTTTGTTAAGAGCTTTATTCTTAACATTCTGGAAAAGAGTATCATTTGGTCTCCTTGGGATTGTAGTCACTAATCTGTTTAGTCTGAGCATTACCATTTTGATTAAACACCTCTTGGGCATTTTGAACACGAAGTCATTTACTCTActgaaaatatttttgtttttatttgCTGTGATAGGTCTACAGATTATTGATGGATTATtgattgaaaattttacttaCTATCTGAATCGATTAAAAACTGTTTTGGAATATTCTATTTCAATTACAGTGTTTCAACATGGCATGTGCTATAGAAGAAAACATTTCAATAATATCAATGGATCCAACTCCTTGAGTGTTTGTAACAATGTTTTACACACCTGTCTTCCTGACTCAGAATGTTCCCAAAACCCTATGTTTTGTCCAGCACGGCGTTTCCAAAACAAAGATATTACTCCAAACATGTTCACCTTTGAGTATTATGATTGCTTCTACATCTCTCTATTCGTTGAATCATTAATACCAATTGTTAACTTTTTGTCGAACTTTATCTAtggaataatattaatttccATGCAGATTAAGATTAATTTGTGGGCGTTGTACTTTGTTGGAgcatttttcatttttcttATGATTGTCGTTGAGATCATAAacactttaatttttcatttcaTTTGCCATGTCAAGGATTATAGGATCTCAGAATGCATTGAAATTATATCTGAGTTGCCTCTGATCAACAAATTACTCTACGATGATATTGCCGTCAACATCATTACTGAAACCAGGAATAGTGAACTGgtattagttttaattaGGATTTTTTTGACATTACTCAACAAATCGTTATATGTAATATTTAGCAATATATCCTTCTATGTCCTGATGAggtattttgtaaaaacaataaaagCTGCAGAGGTTATTAAGGATGTGGACACTGGAGGATTCTTATCAACATTCTACATATTTTTCAGGATTATCAATTCAATGTTCATGCTTCCTTATGCACTTGGAAGATTAACTATGTCATATGTATCATACAACAGGGTTAACAAATATGTTACCAGTTGTTCACCTAACTTTTACATCAGTGATAATAGACACACCGGTTCTACGGTGTTATCATCTGACCTGCCTGACGTTACCAATGAAATCAGGAAGAATGTTGTAGTTTTATATAAGGATGCTTCATTTGCATGGGTCCATAACAGGAAGGATTTTGTTAATGCTAATCCTAAAATCAACCTTAAGAACATCAGCTTCCAACTTAAGAGGGGTGAAATTGCTATCATTACTGGTAGTCAGGGTTGTGGTAAATCTAACTTCATCAAATCAGTTCTTGGTGAGATGACACTGGTTGGTGGTTCAATGGCCGTAATTCCACTTCACACATCAATGCCAATATTTTATGCATCACAAGATATATGGCTACAACAAGGAACTATTAGATCAAATATAACCTTTGGATACAGGTTTGATCAGGGTATTTATAACGCAGTAATCAAAGCACTTGAACTTGATACTGATATATCAACTTGGGAAAATGGTGACTTTAGAGTTGTTTCAGATAGTGCTCACTCACTAAGTTGTGGTCAAAGAGTTAGAATGGAAATGGCCAGAGCCATCTATGCCTATCTCATATTTAGTAAAGTGAACAAGGAGTACAACAGAAACCAGTGTTCATTCCTGATGTGTTTAGATTCACAGTTCCATGGGTTAGACCCCTACGTATCCAGAACTGTATTCTTCAACCTGTTCAATTCCAAGACTGGATTACTTGTCAAGGATGATCTTGCTGTTATCCTTTCTTCATCACTAACATTGTTGGATAAATGTGTCAGATCTTCAGACTTGGTTAATTTCCCCAGAATTCCGGTATACGAGATtgataacaaatatttgatTTTCAGCTGTTATTTATCAGATATTTTTAAAGACAAAAAGCTACCAAATGCCTTTGAATATATCACACCTCCTTCAGGCCCATATAAGTTGAATTTCTTTACCAAGGATATGATGAAACTATGTTATTCAGGTTCTATAGATAGGGATGGTAGACGTCTTGTAACAAAGTCAAAATATAGAGAGTCGTTTAGTACGATTMTTAAAACTGATTACTCtgatgataaatttaatccaTATTTCATGTATTTCAAGGCAGCTGGATTTTcgtttattttgtttattattCTAACTGTTGCATCAAGTGTCATGGATAACTCCAAATTTGTTCTCGCAACTAATCTCTCAGATTATATATCCACCAAAACGAAAGACTTTAATAATGGAATTTCtgttaatttatcagaTGTCAAATTACATAGCGTCTCTGCCCTCAACTTAATTCTGATCTTTGTTAATGTCATTATGTGTTGTTCTCTAATGTCGACcgtattatttactttatCATGTTTAATGGCCTCAAAAAGAATCCACGAATATTGTCTTACCTCAGTTTTTAAGAACAGTTCATCAGTGATTAAGATCAAGAAACATATTCACCAAATCATAACTTATTTTTCTTctgatattatttttattgacCAATATATCGggaaaaatatttatactacATTCTTGTCATTTATACAAACAGTCATTTCTATTGGAActctattttacactattccCCTTTCTGTtccatttatttttatatcatTGGCCATTTCATTTGAGtttattttagtaaaatttgttaaatcatttaataatgttcAGATAGCAAGTTTAGAAACCATGTCTCACGTTAATTCAACTTGCGAGAATGCCATGTTGGGATCAGCAATCTACAGAAGTTTTAAAAAGGAATGGGAATtggttaataatattatcgaaagaaatgattataaattaagaTGTTGGTTTTTCGTTAAGGGACTGAACTGTTGGACCACTATATCCTTTAACTGGATATTTTCACTCGCAACCGCTCTATTCCTCACGTCCATGATCATacttgataaatttacaaactACAAGATGAATGTTGGGTACTTTGGATTAGGTTTATCGCTAACTTCTAGCGCTATAAAATCATTCGGCAATTGTTCATTTTGTTTTGCTAGGTTACAAGTTTATATGTGTTCTGCTCAAAGATTCCAATGCTTCATCCCTCCGGGAACCAAGTGTGCGTTTGACAAATTCCGCAATGTTCACGAAGAGGATGTAGTTATTGATTCTACCAAACCTGAGTACCAAGTAGATAAAAAAAACTTGCTTAGGAGAAGAACAAATGAATTCAAAGAAACAAAACCCAATTCATTTGAAAAGCTTGATTTCAATCCAaagattaatattattgatatttGCAAATATATATCACCTGAACACACTGGCCTAGTGTTGAAGGATGTATGCGTCTATGCATCATCACTTATGAACAAGGAAGGCCTCATCCTTAACAACATTAACGCAACACCCGGTAGATCTGATATCATTGGTATCATTGGTAGAACTGGTGCTGGTAAAACAACTTTACTATCTGTCCTACAAAACACTATTAGAAATAGAACAGGTCAAGTACTGCTTGATGGCAAAGATTTAAAAGATATTCCCAAAAGTGTCATTAGACATATCATTGGCGTTCTTCCCCAGTTACCCTTTGTCTTTAAGGGTTGGACTGTCCGAAGGTTCTTAGATCCAAGGAGACTATTCAATGATGATGAGATTAATGAAGCCCTGGACAATTGTGGTCTGCTtgattttgtaaataaccTTCACGGTGGAAGAAAACTGGATACTGTAATTATCCCAAGACCCATAAGTTTAAAAAGGAAGTCTAGTGATCAATCCACAAATATGATGTTTCCTGACGAAGAAATTATAATAGAAGAGTCATTTGACAAAAGTAACGATCATTACCTTGACAAATCATTCACTATTGATAAAGTCAAAACTGATGGTATTATGTTATCTGTAACTCAGCTTAGAACTCTTTGGTTTGCCAAGCTTGTCTTGTCCAGAGATTTATACagaatgataataattgaCGAACCACCGTCGGAAATATTTTATGATGAAGATGGTTCTGAAGTTCAGGATATGGGCATCCCAATCTACGAACTCTTAGATAAATACTTTAAGCACTGTACATGTTTTGTGACTGCGCATTATTCAACAGTTCTGAAATCTTGTACATCAGTATGGGTGATGCATAATGGCAGACTCATAAAGACCTGCAGCGCATCTGAAGTATCCAAAAACGAATCAATATCAAATGTAATCGAAGAAATGGTTACCAAGTATTCAAATAACCAACcttaa
- a CDS encoding SVSP family protein codes for MKYYDIVNRMNLCVCYTYVLIHIIIQYASCSDKPSKIEPNVTVDSDDSDEEENFQVIVRGIENILEEDGEKTAGQTVVSDNVMEHGLGPVTDQVYIPPTPHDPGLTYQPEYPTGYEESGYDTGQYYQPEYPTGYQQDEYVETGYDEGAVGYYPGYEHEYYLEGYEEEYHSENEKQEVTYQLDKKEEIVEDIKVGLGYIHPDLSSTKFIGLDSSGSFIEMDSRHYRIDRNNIFRVTFVFKIPIVELFCEGTTVCEIKLSEQPKNLIYSKINKAFFFYYKEVAKSYKFKRGIWYRIIHIYPKFVKFYSIDQTKNLLEITENQYILLVNTKKDFMYFFNPKVKCFVVKVNDEIVWSYHLNAIFPRYVIVNSKNKLVINFYFYCIVYRFLNGLWTVVYVGTY; via the coding sequence ATGAAATACTACGATATTGTCAATAGAATGAATTTATGTGTGTGTTACACATATGTACTAATACATATAATAATCCAATATGCCAGTTGTTCTGATAAACCAAGTAAAATAGAACCGAATGTTACAGTTGATTCTGACGACAGTGATGAAGAGGAAAATTTTCAAGTAATCGTAAGAGGAATTGAAAATATTCTTGAAGAAGATGGTGAAAAAACTGCTGGACAAACGGTTGTTTCAGATAATGTTATGGAACATGGGCTTGGACCAGTCACTGACCAAGTATATATACCGCCAACACCACATGACCCAGGATTAACTTATCAACCAGAATATCCTACTGGATATGAAGAATCTGGATATGACACAGGACAGTATTACCAACCAGAATATCCGACTGGCTATCAACAGGATGAATACGTAGAAACTGGATATGATGAGGGAGCTGTTGGATATTACCCAGGATATGAACatgaatattatttagAAGGCTATGAGGAGGAATATCATTCAGAAAATGAAAAACAAGAAGTTACTTATCAACTGGATAAAAAAGAGGAAATAGTTGAAGATATTAAAGTTGGTCTTGGATATATACACCCAGACTTATCCTCAACTAAGTTTATAGGATTAGATAGTTCTGGGAGTTTTATTGAAATGGATAGTAGACATTATAGAATTGATAggaataatattttcagaGTTACGTTTGTATTCAAAATTCCTATAGTAGAACTGTTTTGTGAAGGAACGACCGTATGTGAAATTAAACTCTCCGAACAACCgaaaaatttgatatatagtaaaataaataaagcATTTTTCTTTTACTATAAAGAAGTGGCAAAAtcatataaatttaaaaggGGAATCTGGTATAGAataatacatatatatccaaaatttgtaaaattttactcaATTGATCAAACGAAAAATCTTCTTGAGATAACTGAAAACCAATATATCCTTCTCGTGAATACAAAAAAAGATTTTATGTATTTCTTTAATCCTAAGGTCAAATGTTTTGTTGTTAAAGTTAATGATGAAATCGTTTGGAGTTACCACTTGAACGCGATATTTCCTAGGTATGTAATCGTGAATTCCAAAAATAAACTCGTgatcaatttttatttctaCTGTATAGTGTATCGATTTTTGAATGGTTTGTGGACAGTGGTATATGTTGGAACTTATTAG
- a CDS encoding SVSP family protein: MDICVAYTYSIILILIGYAKCADKQDNLQPSATGDGYDSDDDENFNVIVSGVESLLMEDEDSQTAGETVVSGIVMQHGLGPITDQAYGTPQQPILQPFQYQHYVPPAPIPQDPAPTHYYGPIGSPVPIPPSQLVTQIPGQMEPRLRLPVTTMYPPYGQSSDIPMHHGIGVPSQIYPQPPVTYPYHQPFFHPRPRLTPPFGFRPMLPRHPVPHPNFPVYQPPQAPTEPPYKTEESEKPEEEGAEEGAVGGAAGGGDDDDEGDEKVKPSEPVKICEKITFMKKTPEGVLSEMIDEDYILVLQSENIKKFKLKVPLEVLMCEEEIVYVQKSDHPQCTLLTHNKKELCFILNCDDHFILLKRGKNNWKVKKHQIPEGVIFYTTTAQGIEVQMSSQHYYIDLTASGSIKFTFLSGIPCTKVTDRGEVVWDMNNFLEKPYQICYSSRRRIVFYFTTSIIILGKKGGQYKILRIYDNLNKHQDF; this comes from the coding sequence ATGGACATATGTGTAGCATACACATATtctataatactaatattgATAGGATATGCCAAATGTGCCGATAAACAAGATAATTTGCAACCAAGTGCTACAGGGGATGGTTATGATAGTgatgatgatgaaaattttaacgtAATTGTAAGTGGAGTTGAAAGTCTCCTTATGGAAGATGAAGATAGCCAAACTGCTGGAGAAACGGTTGTTTCGGGTATTGTCATGCAACATGGACTTGGACCTATAACTGATCAGGCTTATGGAACACCTCAACAACCAATACTTCAACCCTTTCAATATCAACACTACGTACCACCTGCACCTATCCCTCAAGATCCTGCTCCAACACACTACTATGGACCAATTGGATCACCAGTGCCTATTCCTCCTAGTCAACTTGTCACTCAAATACCTGGTCAAATGGAACCAAGATTAAGATTACCGGTAACTACGATGTATCCGCCATATGGACAAAGTTCTGATATACCAATGCATCATGGAATTGGTGTACCATCCCAGATATATCCACAACCTCCAGTAACTTATCCGTATCATCAACCTTTTTTTCATCCTAGACCAAGACTTACGCCACCCTTCGGTTTTCGTCCTATGTTACCAAGGCATCCTGTGCCACATCCAAATTTCCCTGTTTATCAGCCACCACAGGCACCAACCGAACCCCCTTATAAAACTGAAGAAAGTGAGAAACCTGAGGAGGAAGGTGCAGAAGAAGGTGCAGTTGGAGGAGCAGCTGGAGGTGGAGATGATGATGATGAGGGAGATGAAAAAGTGAAACCATCTGAACCAGTAAAAATATgtgaaaaaataacatttatgAAAAAGACACCCGAAGGCGTATTAAGTGAAATGATTGACGAAGACTATATATTGGTATTACAAAGTGAAAACATaaagaaatttaaattaaaagtaCCCCTTGAAGTACTAATGTGTGAAGAAGAGATTGTTTATGTACAAAAATCTGATCACCCACAATGCACATTATTAACCCATAACAAAAAAGAACTTTgttttattcttaattGTGATGACCATTTCATTTTGTTAAAACGTGGTAAAAACAACTGGAAAGTTAAAAAGCATCAAATTCCAGAAggtgttattttttacacaacaACCGCCCAAGGAATTGAAGTTCAAATGAGTAGTCAGCATTATTATATCGATCTCACTGCTTCAGGATCAATTAaattcacatttttatctGGGATTCCGTGCACGAAAGTTACAGATAGGGGAGAAGTAGTTTGGGACatgaataattttcttGAAAAACCGTATCAGATTTGCTATAGCAGTAGAAGAAGAATCGTTTTTTATTTCACGACgagtattattatactagGAAAAAAAGGTGGTcagtataaaattttacggATTTACGATAATCTAAATAAACATCAAGATTTTTGA
- a CDS encoding SVSP family protein — MCIYKSLLFLIFIKFVKCADRYPYHPNDTSDVGEEKNNEDENKLDLIEKELQNILTDDDTLVKGIKKILKDDYQPSPQQEYDPHFTDYDPSGPYGYKSQYEQQNIEPGNTESSLYQQNFYSVPYVYPDITCPPLPIPVSQLLIQDTPLSEQPTTNIAFEPHLPSVPVEILAEQQPNIEPNEPEESKFSSPDLKTSKIPESVPLNQTTALKQPVNTGKGSLPKPRPGLIYLPRPGLLQAPNPAIRFPTPSLPNIPSKEMYKPKEPQPQQTQPIGLHLTVEVEFNVTQTQPAKPTEMVKELEPERVTVELGSDEEDQDDQGTGDGGKDQKSDQPSDQPSGSGGAEGGDEKSVSEGLGYMGLKSMIFFKKDEKGIVVEMSGSDYKVLWNDMSKIKFKFYENLEMIIYNGEVVYNHLYFRQYIKFLIYNKKINVFTGNCEKELIILRKMGSEWVLKTRKVPDHVKLYKQDLGGNDQLLSEEDYIVELSAFGSVKFIIMGEIKCYKITVKDIVVWKKTRKDKTYPTVFCITDRSNILVYFEKYILTFGKKGGKYVLIGSRKNVKDY, encoded by the coding sequence atgtgtatatataaatctttattatttctaatATTCATCAAATTTGTTAAGTGTGCAGATAGATATCCCTATCACCCAAATGATACTAGTGATGTTGGAgaagaaaaaaataatgaagaTGAAAACAAGTTGGATTTAATAGAAAAGGAGTTACAAAATATTCTTACTGATGATGATACATTGGTAAAAGGGATAAAAAAAATACTCAAAGATGATTATCAACCATCACCACAACAAGAATATGATCCTCATTTCACTGATTATGACCCATCCGGACCTTATGGATATAAATCTCAATATGAACAACAAAATATAGAACCTGGTAATACAGAATCATCTTTATATcaacaaaatttttattccgTGCCTTATGTTTATCCTGATATTACTTGTCCTCCATTACCTATACCTGTTAGTCAACTACTAATACAAGACACTCCCTTATCAGAACAACCGACTACTAATATAGCTTTTGAACCTCATTTACCTTCTGTACCAGTAGAAATATTAGCCGAGCAACAGCCAAATATAGAACCCAACGAGCCTGAAGAAAGTAAATTTAGTTCACCCGATCTAAAGACCAGTAAAATACCAGAATCTGTTCCTTTAAATCAAACTACCGCACTTAAACAGCCTGTAAATACTGGAAAAGGTTCATTGCCTAAACCTAGGCCTggattaatatatttaccaAGGCCGGGACTATTGCAAGCCCCTAACCCTGCTATAAGATTTCCAACTCCAAGTTTACCAAATATTCCTTCAAAGGAAATGTATAAACCAAAAGAACCACAGCCTCAACAAACTCAACCAATAGGATTACATCTAACAGTTGAAGTGGAATTTAACGTAACTCAAACCCAACCAGCAAAACCTACTGAAATGGTTAAGGAATTAGAGCCAGAACGTGTTACAGTAGAACTGGGAtctgatgaagaagatCAAGATGATCAAGGTACTGGAGATGGGGGGAAAGATCAAAAATCAGATCAACCCAGTGACCAACCAAGTGGATCAGGAGGAGCTGAGGGAGGTGATGAAAAAAGTGTTTCTGAAGGGTTAGGATATATGGGATTAAAATCAATGATTTTTTTTAAGAAAGATGAAAAAGGAATTGTAGTTGAGATGAGTGGATCAGATTACAAAGTGTTATGGAATGATatgagtaaaataaagtttaaattttatgaaaatcttgaaatgataatttataatgGAGAAGTTGTTTATAACCATCTTTATTTCAGAcagtatataaaatttttaatttataataaaaaaattaatgtttttacTGGAAACTGTGAAAAGGAGTTAATCATATTAAGAAAAATGGGTAGTGAATGGGTACTAAAAACCCGTAAAGTTCCAGATCATGTAAAACTATACAAACAAGATTTGGGAGGAAATGATCAATTACTATCTGAAGAGGATTATATTGTTGAACTTAGTGCGTTTGGATCAGTGAAGTTTATCATTATGGGtgaaataaaatgttataaaattacagTTAAAGATATAGTAGTTTGGAAGAAAACAAGAAAGGATAAAACTTATCCAACAGTATTTTGTATTACAGACCGgtcaaatattttagtttactttgaaaaatatattctAACGTTTGGAAAAAAGGGTGGAAAATATGTACTAATTGGATCTagaaaaaatgtaaaagattattaa
- a CDS encoding SVSP family protein, translated as MDICILFRFIIISFLIQFVRCADKPGGYGDPDTEGEEDDDNNFDVRVKELEDLLEEQDNFDSIQSNLESIIEDDDQQGGASQQTSFQPTPQSTTASTPTEYGPQPIPAQHYVPRPQIYPQYPPVGIPPIPQQYPGVYYYRPGLPGQVIPPPILPPVAYPQVVEPQRGTIPRPPIGYFTGYHPISHPYLQPRYPGPTAPQPQVYQPRQQRYPGPTGPQPQVYQPRQPRYPGPTGPQPQVYQPRQPRHPQFPVPRAQFRPQYPGFPRYQPPGQTGEDETQGDKMLKKDAHELIIPELPETYFYGLDDRDNFIIMNRDHFEVISQTEETIEMKVLVNLIEIVYRGKSIWKCKSGDEAPTLMIFNRKYAVLYIHNERQIVSYVFLGRKWTRKEFDIPQDFLLFKVDDTGKEVQLTKEEYCFEIDKNKLIKMIIKDGVKCTKIMRSGLLIWEYSGGDNYPTAIKIIDLRRMFVYFNGYVHLYKLDCGEWSLSCIKDK; from the coding sequence ATGGAtatatgtattttatttagatttataataatatccTTTTTAATACAATTTGTTAGATGTGCTGATAAGCCTGGTGGATATGGAGATCCAGATACCGAAGGagaagaagatgatgataataattttgatgtAAGAGTAAAAGAATTAGAAGATTTGCTTGAAGAAcaagataattttgattCAATACAATCTAATTTAGAATCAATAATTGAAGATGATGATCAACAAGGGGGCGCTTCTCAACAAACAAGTTTTCAACCAACTCCCCAATCAACAACAGCGAGTACACCTACAGAATATGGACCACAACCTATACCAGCACAACATTATGTTCCAAGGCCTCAGATATATCCACAATATCCACCTGTCGGTATACCACCAATACCCCAACAATATCCTGGTGTGTATTATTATAGACCAGGCCTACCAGGACAAGTTATTCCCCCACCTATTCTGCCTCCAGTTGCATATCCACAAGTAGTTGAACCTCAAAGAGGAACAATACCACGACCACCAATAGGATATTTTACAGGTTATCATCCCATTTCCCACCCATATCTTCAACCAAGATATCCTGGACCTACTGCACCACAACCTCAAGTTTATCAACCTCGTCAACAAAGATATCCTGGACCTACTGGACCACAACCTCAAGTTTATCAACCTCGTCAACCAAGATATCCTGGACCTACTGGACCACAACCTCAAGTTTATCAACCTCGTCAACCAAGACATCCACAATTTCCAGTACCTAGAGCACAATTTAGACCACAATATCCTGGGTTTCCTAGATATCAGCCACCTGGTCAAACTGGAGAAGATGAAACCCAGGGagataaaatgttaaaaaaagaTGCTCATGAACTGATAATTCCAGAATTACCGgaaacatatttttatggTTTAGACGATAGAgataactttattataatgAATAGGGACCATTTTGAAGTGATTTCTCAAACTGAAGAGACAATAGAAATGAAAGTACTTGTTAATCTTATTGAAATAGTGTATAGAGGAAAGAGTATATGGAAATGTAAATCAGGCGATGAAGCACCAACTTTAATGATATTTAATAGGAAATATGCAGTGTTGTATATTCATAACGAAAGACAAATTGTATCGTATGTATTTTTAGGAAGAAAATGGACTAGAAAAGAATTTGATATTCCACAAGACTTTTTACTTTTCAAAGTGGATGATACAGGAAAAGAAGTTCAACTAACAAAAGAAGAGTATTGTTTTGAGATTGATAAgaataaactaataaaaatgattataaaAGATGGAGTAAAATGCACTAAAATAATGCGTTCGGGTTTGCTCATTTGGGAGTACTCCGGTGGTGACAATTATCCCACAgctataaaaataatcgATCTTAGAAGAATGTTTGTTTACTTTAATGGATACGttcatttatataaattagatTGTGGCGAATGGAGTCTATCATGTATTaaagataaataa
- a CDS encoding SVSP family protein, whose amino-acid sequence MTTEDYEESSPETSISKYVFKSKLEQFYCDDEVIYTRKPEGKYCKCLTYNNISNYFIITSDDGFALFKKFRGK is encoded by the coding sequence ATGACTACTGAAGATTACGAAGAATCAAGTCCTGAAACTTCAATATCCAAGTACGTATTCAAATCAAAACTTGAACAATTTTACTGTGACGATGAAGTTATTTATACTCGCAAACCTGAAGGGAAATATTGTAAATGCCTAACATATAACAATAtaagtaattattttattataactaGTGATGATGGATTTGCTTTATTTAAGAAATTTAGAGGTAAATAG